One stretch of Bradyrhizobium canariense DNA includes these proteins:
- a CDS encoding GntR family transcriptional regulator, translated as MRDTTLSRVQTDIVAKIIDYVRREKLPADSRLTESQLAEEFGVSRSPIRAALQLLADKGIVISAANKGHYLARDSSTLDAIDLTISPPSDASLYDRIAMDRMRDGVAEQFTEASFMRRYDVSRAQLVRTLTNMSHDGLVRRSTGHGWIFMPSLNSAAAYAASYRFRIIIEPAGLMEPTFLLDRPAMARCREAHEQMLVRAKKGKLNGREIFDTNAEFHEMLAVMSGNRFIAQAIEQQNKLRRLSEYYVYDDESRIQTLVREHCEIMDGLVAGDQVWAATLLRRHLEIASRLAPPFAELSSERVPKA; from the coding sequence ATGCGCGATACCACATTGAGCCGGGTGCAAACCGACATTGTCGCGAAGATCATCGATTATGTTCGACGGGAAAAATTGCCCGCTGATTCTCGTTTGACGGAAAGTCAGCTTGCCGAGGAGTTCGGCGTCTCACGATCTCCGATCCGCGCGGCACTTCAGTTGCTCGCCGATAAGGGAATCGTAATCTCGGCTGCAAACAAGGGGCATTATCTCGCGCGCGACAGCAGCACCCTGGACGCCATCGACCTGACCATTTCGCCGCCGTCGGATGCGTCGCTATACGACCGAATTGCCATGGACCGTATGCGCGACGGAGTTGCGGAGCAATTCACCGAAGCGAGCTTCATGCGACGGTACGACGTATCGCGCGCCCAACTCGTCCGTACCCTCACGAACATGTCTCACGATGGTCTGGTCAGGCGAAGCACCGGTCACGGCTGGATCTTCATGCCGAGCCTCAATTCTGCGGCGGCCTACGCTGCCAGCTATCGTTTTCGCATCATCATCGAGCCCGCAGGTCTGATGGAGCCGACCTTTCTGCTGGACCGGCCGGCGATGGCCCGCTGCCGCGAAGCGCATGAGCAGATGCTTGTCCGCGCGAAGAAGGGCAAGCTGAACGGCAGAGAAATATTCGATACCAATGCCGAGTTTCACGAAATGCTGGCGGTCATGTCGGGAAACCGATTCATTGCGCAAGCGATTGAACAGCAGAATAAGCTTCGCCGGCTTAGTGAATACTACGTTTACGACGACGAAAGCCGTATCCAGACATTGGTGCGCGAACATTGCGAGATCATGGATGGGCTCGTGGCAGGCGATCAGGTCTGGGCAGCTACGCTCTTGCGACGGCATCTGGAAATCGCGAGCCGTTTGGCGCCGCCGTTTGCCGAACTGAGCAGCGAGCGTGTCCCAAAAGCATGA
- a CDS encoding enoyl-CoA hydratase-related protein, which produces MLHLRIDRGVARLTFENPSRLNAINEAMWRSFPKILDQVQDDATARVLVLQGAGDRAFCSGNDISEFENIRADPLAAAAYNALQRDVAIRFRALTKPSIAAIHGYCLGAGFELALMCDLRVCTHDAQFGVPAVRLGLPYRLEDIATILNVVGLAQAREMVLLGRRYGGEDALRLGLVNWLADGVAAMATIMDAAVADLTSAAPLSLAAARVAFQELSRRDRSPDLERAQRAADRCYASRDYAEGRAAQREKRKPVFQGN; this is translated from the coding sequence ATGTTGCATCTGAGAATTGATAGGGGGGTTGCTCGGCTCACATTCGAAAATCCGTCCAGGCTGAATGCCATCAACGAGGCCATGTGGCGCAGTTTTCCGAAGATTCTGGACCAAGTGCAGGATGACGCAACTGCGCGTGTCCTGGTACTGCAGGGCGCGGGTGACCGCGCCTTCTGTTCCGGCAACGATATCAGTGAATTCGAGAATATTCGCGCCGATCCTCTCGCCGCAGCTGCCTACAACGCCTTGCAGCGCGACGTCGCGATCCGGTTTCGCGCGCTGACCAAGCCGAGCATTGCTGCGATCCATGGCTATTGTCTCGGAGCTGGCTTTGAGCTGGCTCTGATGTGTGACCTAAGAGTTTGCACGCATGATGCACAGTTCGGAGTGCCTGCGGTAAGACTCGGTCTGCCTTATCGGCTTGAGGATATAGCGACGATCCTTAATGTGGTCGGACTGGCTCAGGCCCGGGAAATGGTATTGTTGGGACGACGCTACGGGGGTGAGGACGCCCTTCGTCTGGGTCTGGTAAATTGGTTGGCCGATGGCGTCGCGGCGATGGCGACTATCATGGACGCGGCGGTGGCAGACCTGACGTCCGCTGCACCGCTCAGTTTGGCGGCCGCCCGGGTCGCATTCCAGGAGCTCTCGCGGCGAGACCGATCGCCGGATCTCGAACGGGCTCAGCGGGCAGCAGATCGATGCTACGCTAGTCGTGATTATGCGGAAGGTCGCGCGGCTCAGCGAGAGAAGCGCAAGCCGGTCTTTCAAGGAAACTAA
- a CDS encoding glutathione S-transferase C-terminal domain-containing protein yields the protein MKLMIDGVWRGDIAPPPELAAKQMIHDGSFRHKITNGGSSAFPAEPGRYHLFVSYACPFAHRTLVVRALKGLNDIVPVSILHPVWDTPHGWAFGETPLSTPDRAVNSFRFLHEVYRAANPAYTGKIIVPVLWDERSRQIVNNESIEIARMLNEAFDAVGADQTVDLYPLALRSEIDALGGRIAKSLSRGVYAVGQAKDQIEYDAAMNELFSFLDEIETLVADGRTFLLGDQPTLADVLIFTPLVRFDGVYNPLFRASRKRLVDYRGLTRLTKRIYDLLGVADTVRFDHILTHYYDGDWGVASRRGITPEAPMIDFRIAGNCG from the coding sequence ATGAAGCTCATGATCGATGGCGTCTGGAGGGGCGATATCGCCCCTCCGCCGGAATTGGCAGCCAAACAAATGATCCATGACGGGAGTTTCCGCCATAAGATCACAAACGGTGGTTCGTCGGCGTTTCCGGCAGAGCCGGGCCGATATCATCTCTTTGTCTCTTACGCCTGTCCGTTCGCGCATCGCACCTTGGTCGTGCGGGCGCTGAAGGGGCTCAACGACATCGTGCCGGTGTCCATCCTGCATCCGGTCTGGGACACGCCCCACGGGTGGGCATTTGGCGAGACGCCGCTCTCGACGCCGGACCGTGCAGTCAACAGTTTCCGGTTCCTCCATGAAGTGTATCGGGCGGCCAATCCAGCCTACACAGGGAAGATCATCGTTCCCGTCCTATGGGACGAACGCTCGCGACAGATCGTCAACAACGAGTCGATCGAGATCGCCCGGATGCTGAATGAAGCGTTTGACGCGGTCGGTGCCGACCAAACGGTCGATCTTTATCCCTTGGCACTCCGATCCGAGATTGACGCTTTGGGCGGGCGAATCGCGAAGAGTCTGTCGCGAGGCGTCTACGCGGTCGGACAGGCCAAGGACCAGATCGAATATGATGCAGCGATGAACGAACTTTTCAGCTTTCTCGACGAGATCGAAACGCTCGTCGCCGACGGTCGAACATTTCTTCTCGGGGACCAGCCGACACTGGCCGATGTGCTGATCTTCACGCCTCTCGTTCGCTTCGACGGGGTTTACAATCCGCTCTTTCGCGCCAGTCGAAAGCGGCTTGTCGACTATCGCGGCCTCACCCGGCTGACCAAGCGCATATATGACTTGCTGGGCGTTGCCGACACGGTGAGGTTCGATCACATTCTGACGCACTACTATGATGGCGATTGGGGTGTCGCCAGCCGGCGCGGCATCACACCGGAAGCGCCGATGATCGACTTTCGCATCGCCGGCAACTGCGGCTGA